Within the Bradyrhizobium ottawaense genome, the region GTCCCGTCGTATAGGCAGGGGCGCAACATTGAGAAGAAAAGCTCCCCGTTGCGAACGGAACCCCGCTTTCATGCGGTGAGCCTCATCCAAGAGGAGATGCACAGGCTGACGCGATAGGTATGAGGTGATGATCTCAGGAATTTGGATCATTAAGTCATAGTTGATAACGAAACGTGTCGCGCCTGATGATAGTGCGCGCTGGATTGCTTCTGACGATCCAGAGAGGACAGTGAATTTTTCGGCATTATCGCCCGGGGCATCATCAGCGATGCATTCTTCGACGACCTCGCGCCACGCTGGAAATGCAGTTTTCGGCCCCACCACCAGAATATGCTGACCCGGCTTTCGCGCGAGTATGTGCAGAGCTAACGAGACGGTGGTTTTTCCTGCTCCAGGAACGGAGAAATTCGCCCCGTTCTGCAGCGATAGA harbors:
- a CDS encoding SNF2-related protein, whose amino-acid sequence is MRDIQHLLSLQNGANFSVPGAGKTTVSLALHILARKPGQHILVVGPKTAFPAWREVVEECIADDAPGDNAEKFTVLSGSSEAIQRALSSGATRFVINYDLMIQIPEIITSYLSRQPVHLLLDEAHRMKAGFRSQRGAFLLNVAPLPIRRDILTGTPMPQHPSDIQSQLDFLWPGAGLGFQIGQGLPRVRSWDNFTSGLPNKSWAFRSPIEVSSIFPWRKDRWFSTASSETRHCANSARFEPNPA